A single region of the Raphanus sativus cultivar WK10039 chromosome 1, ASM80110v3, whole genome shotgun sequence genome encodes:
- the LOC130510578 gene encoding bifunctional dTDP-4-dehydrorhamnose 3,5-epimerase/dTDP-4-dehydrorhamnose reductase-like: protein MGTEANGSSSSLNFLIYGRTGWIGGVLGKLCEAQGIPYTYGSGRLEDRRSLIADLDSVNPSHVFNAAGVTGRPNVDWCESHKVETIRTNVVGTLTLADVCRERGLVLINYATGCIFEYDSGHPLGSGLGFKEEDTPNFTGSFYSKTKAMVEELLKNYENVCTLRVRMPISSDLSNPRNFITKITRYEKVVDIPNSMTILDELLPISLEMAKRNLTGIWNFTNPGVVSHNEILEMYKEFVDPSFTWKNFTLEEQAKVIVAPRSNNELDATKLKTEFPELLSIKESLVKFVFEPNKKTEIKG from the exons ATGGGTACTGAAGCAAACGGCTCATCTTCATCTCTCAACTTCTTAATCTACGGCCGAACAGGCTGGATCGGCGGTGTTCTCGGCAAGCTCTGCGAAGCTCAGGGAATCCCATACACCTACGGTTCGGGCCGGCTCGAGGATCGCCGGTCGCTCATCGCCGATCTTGATTCCGTCAACCCGAGCCATGTTTTCAACGCCGCCGGAGTCACCGGACGACCGAACGTGGACTGGTGCGAGTCCCACAAGGTGGAGACCATCCGTACGAACGTTGTCGGAACCTTGACTCTGGCCGACGTTTGCAGGGAGAGAGGCCTCGTGCTGATCAACTACGCCACCGGTTGTATATTCGAGTACGATTCGGGTCATCCTCTCGGGTCGGGTCTCGGGTTTAAAGAAGAGGACACACCTAACTTCACCGGTTCCTTCTACTCCAAGACAAAGGCTATG GTAGAGGAACTGCTCAAGAACTATGAGAACGTATGCACGCTCCGTGTAAGGATGCCTATCTCATCAGATCTCTCGAACCCGAGAAACTTCATCACCAAGATAACTCGGTATGAGAAAGTCGTGGACATACCGAACTCGATGACGATCCTCGATGAGCTTCTCCCTATCTCTCTCGAGATGGCGAAGAGGAACCTAACTGGGATATGGAACTTCACTAATCCGGGGGTGGTGAGCCACAATGAGATACTAGAGATGTATAAAGAGTTTGTCGATCCGAGTTTCACTTGGAAGAACTTCACGTTGGAAGAACAGGCGAAAGTGATTGTAGCTCCGAGGAGTAACAATGAGCTTGATGCCACTAAGTTGAAAACAGAGTTTCCGGAGTTGTTGTCTATAAAGGAATCTCTTGTTAAGTTTGTCTTCGAACCAAATAAGAAGACAGAGATCAAAGGTTGA